CGGCCTGGGAATCGGTTCCGGTGGGGCACACTCCGCACTGGCTCACGCTGGGCCTGGGTCCGCTGGCTGGGCAGGAGAGCGGCGAGTTGGGGGTCAGCCAGAGCTGGATGAGCGGCGATCTGGTCTGGCGCCTGGGGCTGGACACCAGCTTCAAGGTCTTTGGTCACGCCGAGCGCAGCCAGCAATGGCTGAGCCTCGGCTGGGGGGTCCGCGCGCGCGAGCGCTGGGCGCTGGCCTCGGCCACGCTGGGTCCGTCCCTGTCCCGGCACGTCCACGAAACAAGGAACGCCAACTGGAGCCTGGAGCGCTCGCGGCAACTGGGCGTGGGTCTGGGGGCCAACGCGCAGGTGTTTGTCAAGCCCCTCTGGTTCGTCCTGCCCGAAGTGGGGCTGGGTGTGGAGGCCTTTGGCGACTTGAACAGCGTCCATCCGGTGGCGGGCTGGCGCGTCTCGCTGGTCTTCCACAACACCCTGTAGAGCGGGCGGGCCGGCGGGCAGGATTCCCGTGTCGTCTACTTTCGCAACAGACTCGCGGTGCACGCGCGGCGCGGGCGCCGGGAAGGAAGGGGTCGGAGGATGAAGTTCGCCGTCGTCATCGTGCGCAGCCTGCTGGGGCTGCTGTTCCTGTTCGCGTCCGTCACCTACTGGTTCAAGCTGATCCCCGTGCCGCCCGCGGAGGGCGCGCTGGCGCAGTTCAACGCCGGGCTGGAAGCCTCTGTCTATCTATTGCCCACGGTAAAGGCGCTGGAACTGGCGTGCGGCGCGGCCCTGCTACTGGGGCGCTTCGTGCCGCTGGCGCTGCTGTTGCTGGCGCCGATCCTCGTCAACATCCTGCTGGTGCACGTCTTCCTGGCGCCGGAGGGACTGCCGGTGGCGTTGTTTGTGGTCTTGGCCGCGGCTTTCCTGGCCTGGGTCCACCGCTCCAGCTACAAGGCGCTGTTCCGGGCCTGAGGCGCCGCCGAAGCGCCGGCGGGCGCGCTCGACGGGCGTCGGGCCACGGCCACAAGCGAGACGCCCAGCGGGAAGTTGGCCCGCGGCAGCCAGTGGCGCTCCAGCGCGAACACCTGGTAGAGCAGGGAGTTGAGCGGGCGGGCGGGTGTCTCCATGTCGTCGCCGTCCCGCCCCAACAGACGCTTCAGCTCGCGCACGGCCAGCACCAGCGGCAGCAGCAGGCAGTTGTAATAGCTCAGTTTCTCGAGTTCGAATCCGGCCGCGGCCAGCCGCAGCGCGAGCTGGGGACGCGTGTAGCGGCGGAAGTGGCCGTGTTCCTCGTCATGGCGGGTCCAAAGCGTGGGCAGGGCGGGCACGGTGAGCAGCAGCCGGCCACCGGGAGCCAGCAGATCCCGCAACGCGAGCAAGCTGCCGGCATCATCTTCGATGTGTTCGAGGACGTCGGTGAGCAGGATCAGGTCCTGGCTGGCGGGCTGGAAGGGCAGCGGGCCGGGCAGCGAGCCGGCACGCAGCTCGGCGCCGGGCAGGCGGGCGGCGGCGTGTTCCAGAGCGCGTGGGCTTTGGTCCAGGCCCGCCAGCCGCAGGCCGCCCGTCAGACGCGAGAGCAGCAGGCCCGTGCCGCAGCCCGCGTCCAGCACGCGCAAGCCCGGCCGCAGCAGGGGCTGCAACAGCGCCAGCAGGATCTCCGCCCGCGCCCGGAACCAGAAGTGCTCGCGCTGCACGCGCTCCATCTGATCGATCAACTCGTCCTTCACGTCCGCTCCCTTTCTGGGAAATGCTCTGGCACCGTGCCTGACACCAACTTGGGGATTTGTCCACTCGCGCACACGCGGGACACGACGACGATTCTGCAGTGCTCTGGCACCGTGCCTGACACCAACCTGGGGATTCGTCCGCTCGCGTGGACATGCGGGCGGCGGCGGGTGTTCCGCAGCGCTACCTTGGATGGGTCAATCAGGAGCCTCGATGGAATCCGCACTC
This genomic stretch from Candidatus Delongbacteria bacterium harbors:
- a CDS encoding DoxX family membrane protein — its product is MKFAVVIVRSLLGLLFLFASVTYWFKLIPVPPAEGALAQFNAGLEASVYLLPTVKALELACGAALLLGRFVPLALLLLAPILVNILLVHVFLAPEGLPVALFVVLAAAFLAWVHRSSYKALFRA
- a CDS encoding class I SAM-dependent methyltransferase; translation: MKDELIDQMERVQREHFWFRARAEILLALLQPLLRPGLRVLDAGCGTGLLLSRLTGGLRLAGLDQSPRALEHAAARLPGAELRAGSLPGPLPFQPASQDLILLTDVLEHIEDDAGSLLALRDLLAPGGRLLLTVPALPTLWTRHDEEHGHFRRYTRPQLALRLAAAGFELEKLSYYNCLLLPLVLAVRELKRLLGRDGDDMETPARPLNSLLYQVFALERHWLPRANFPLGVSLVAVARRPSSAPAGASAAPQARNSAL